A genomic stretch from Chaetodon auriga isolate fChaAug3 chromosome 17, fChaAug3.hap1, whole genome shotgun sequence includes:
- the cyp51 gene encoding lanosterol 14-alpha demethylase, giving the protein MSMHLYEMSSKLLGDTVGKVNDHLTTVVLATSVLTLFLGYISKSLLKSFSVDNDQKYPPHIPSSIPFLGHAIAFGKSPIEFLENAYEKYGPVFSFTMVGSTFTYLLGSEAATLMFNSKNEDLNAEDVYSRLTTPVFGKGVAYDVPNHIFLEQKKMLKTGLNIARFKEHVKIIEAETIEYFQRWGDSGERNLFEALSELIILTASSCLHGKEIRSMLNERVAQLYADLDGGFSHAAWLLPGWLPLPSFRKRDRAHREIKNIFFKVIQKRRQSGEKMDDILQTLIDATYKDGRPLNDNEIAGMLIGLLLAGQHTSSTTSAWMGFFLARDKALQERCYAEQRAVCGEELPLLDFDQLKDLSLLERCLKETLRLRPPIMTMMRMARSPQTAGGYTIPVGHQVCVSPTVNHRLHDTWKERTEFNPDRYLSDNPAAGEKFAYVPFGAGRHRCIGENFAYVQIKTIWSTLLRMYDFDLVDGYFPTINYTTMIHTPHSPVIRYKRRKQ; this is encoded by the exons ATGTCTATGCATTTGTATGAAATGAGCAGCAAACTGCTCGGGGACACTGTTGGGAAAGTGAACGACCACCTGACCACCGTGGTTCTGGCAACTTCTGTTTTAACTCTCTTTCTGGGATATATTTCCAAGTCGCTGCTCAAATCGTTTTCAGTTGACAACGATCAG AAATACCCTCCTCACATACCCTCCAGCATCCCCTTCCTGGGTCATGCCATTGCATTTGGGAAAAGTCCCATTGAATTTCTTGAAAATGCTTATGAGAAA TACGGCCCTGTGTTCAGTTTCACCATGGTGGGGAGCACGTTCACCTACCTGCTGGGCAGCGAAGCGGCCACGCTGATGTTCAACAGCAAGAACGAGGACCTGAACGCAGAGGACGTCTACTCCAGACTGACCACGCCGGTGTTTGGCAAAGGAGTAGCCTATGATGTCCCGAACCAT ATATTTCTGGAGCAAAAGAAGATGCTGAAGACCGGACTGAACATTGCTCGTTTTAAGGAGCACGTGAAAATCATCGAGGCAGAGACCATCGAGTATTTTCAGAGATGGGGTGACAGCGGGGAGAGAA ACCTGTTTGAGGCTCTGTCTGAGCTGATCATCCTGACGGCAAGCAGCTGCCTGCATGGAAAGGAGATCCGCAGCATGCTGAATGAGCGAGTGGCCCAGCTGTACGCCGACCTGGACGGAGGATTCAGTCACGCTGCCTGGCTCCTGCCCGGCTGGCTGCCCCTGCCCAGCTTCAG GAAAAGGGACAGAGCTCACAGAGAGATCAAGAACATCTTCTTCAAGGTGATTCAGAAGCGCAGGCAGTCTGGAGAGAAAATGGACGACATCCTGCAGACCCTCATCGATGCCACCTACAA AGATGGAAGACCCCTGAACGATAACGAGATCGCGGGGATGCTGATCGGCCTCCTGCTGGCGGGTCAGCACACGTCCTCCACCACCAGCGCCTGGATGGGTTTCTTCCTGGCCAGAGACAAAGCTCTGCAGGAGCGCTGCTACGCCGAGCAGAGGgctgtgtgtggagaggagcTGCCTCTGCTCGACTTCGATCAG CTGAAAGATCTCAGCTTGTTGGAGCGCTGTTTGAAGGAGACTCTGCGTCTCCGCCCGCCCATCATGACCATGATGAGGATGGCTCGCTCTCCTCAG ACTGCAGGAGGATACACCATCCCTGTAGGCCACCAGGTCTGCGTCTCCCCGACTGTCAACCATCGTCTGCACGACACCTGGAAGGAGAGGACGGAGTTCAATCCCGACCGCTACCTCAGTGACAACCCCGCCGCTGGGGAGAAGTTTGCCTATGTGCCATTTGGAGCTG GCCGCCATCGCTGCATCGGCGAGAACTTTGCCTACGTCCAGATCAAAACCATCTGGTCCACTTTACTGCGCATGTACGACTTTGACCTGGTGGACGGTTACTTCCCCACAATCAACTACACCACAATGATCCACACCCCTCACAGCCCCGTCATCAGGtacaagaggagaaaacagtga
- the krit1 gene encoding krev interaction trapped protein 1, which yields MGNEDSLEDVFVAVIRPKSQVSLSSKEYRAKAYEILLIEVPLEGKEKKRKKVLLATKIQAGGDKSKSILDYVDETIRPISNNQGFIGKRVVHMKKFPLDGDNEGKEASLFVVPVSVKDNSKPVYSAGSPSFYCFQDIMRVCSETSVHFCSITSKMLLALDKWLAEQHTVPHAIPALFRPAPVERVKTNVSNPAYSSEGKLSDEGLHMGYTALEIKSKMMSLEKADMCILNPLYGSDLQYTNRVDKVIINPYFGLGAPDYSKIQIPKREKWQHGPNCVTEDKDRQWVDDFPLHRSACEGDTELLSKLLDSGFSVKQLDSDHWAPIHYACWHGKVEATKLLLEKGNCNPNLLNGQLSSPLHFAARGGHAEIVQLLLQHPEIDRHIEDQQKRSPLQVCEENKQNEWEETVKLLQQANSKPYEKVRIYRMDGSYRSVELKHGNNTTVQQIMEGMRLSQETQQYFTIWICSENLHLQLKPYHKPLQHLRIWTEIVTDLTVLDPQRETPQLFLRRDVRLPLEIEKKAEDPLAILILFDEARHCLLKGFFPAPDSKLITLASLLLQIIYGNYESKKHKQGFLNEENLKSIVPISKVKSKAYHWTNRILHEYKALSTSEGVSKEMHHLQRLFLQNCWDIPTYGAAFFTGQVYTKASASNHKVIRVYVGVNTKGLHLMNMETKVLLISLEYGTFMWQLGHADQYFQIHSGDNKMNFIVHTKQAGLIVKLLMKLSGQMTPNDKGVTDKYAYG from the exons ATGGGCAACGAGGACAGCCTCGAGGACGTGTTTGTCGCTGTCATTCGCCCAAAGAGTCAAGTCAGCCTGAGCTCAAAGGAGTACAGAGCCAAAGCCTATGAG ATCCTGTTGATTGAGGTGCCTTTGGaggggaaggagaagaaaagaaagaaggttCTCCTGGCGACGAAGATCCAAGCAGGAGGAGACAAATCCAAATCCATATTGGATTACGTTGACGAAACAATCAGACCCATATCCAATAACCAAGGCTTCATAG GAAAGCGTGTGGTGCACATGAAGAAATTCCCCCTTGATGGAGACAATGAAGGGAAAGAGGCCTCTCTTTTTGTTGTGCCAGTCAGTGTTAAAG ACAACAGCAAGCCCGTGTACAGCGCGGGGAGCCCAAGCTTCTACTGCTTCCAGGACATCATGCGAGTGTGCAGTGAGACCAGCGTTCACTTCTGCTCCATCACCTCCAAGATGCTTCTGGCCTTAGACAA ATGGTTAGCAGAGCAGCACACGGTGCCTCACGCCATCCCCGCACTGTTCAGACCAGCGCCCGTGGAGCGGGTGAAGACCAACGTCAGCAACCCGGCCTACAGCAGCGAGGGCAAACTGAGTGACGAAGGTCTGCACATGGGCTACACTGCTCTGGAGATCAAGAGCAAGATGATGTCCCTGGAGAAGGCAGACATGTGCATCCTCAACCCGCTTTATGGCTCTGATCTGCAGTACACCAACCGG GTGGACAAAGTTATCATCAACCCATACTTTGGGCTCGGCGCGCCCGACTACTCCAAGATCCAGATCCCCAAGAGGGAGAAGTGGCAACACGGTCCAAACTGTGTGACAGAAGACAA GGATCGCCAGTGGGTGGACGACTTCCCCCTCCACCGCAGCGCCTgtgagggagacacagagctgctctctaAGCTTCTGGACAGCGGTTTCTCAGTCAAGCAGCTGGACAGCGACCACTGGGCTCCCATTCACTATGCCTGCTG GCACGGTAAAGTCGAGGCGACCAAGCTGTTACTGGAGAAAGGTAACTGTAATCCGAACTTGCTCAACGGCCAgctcagctctcctctgcaCTTTGCGGCCAGAGGAGGCCACGCAGAGATCGTGCAGCTCTTGCTGCAGCACCCTGAGATCGACCGG CACATAGAGGACCAGCAGAAGAGATCCCCTCTGCAAGTGTGCGAGGAGAACAAACAGAACGAATGGGAGGAGACAGTGAAGCTTCTGCAGCAAGCCAACAGCAAACCT TATGAAAAGGTGCGCATCTACCGCATGGACGGCTCGTATcgctctgtggagctgaagcATGGCAACAACACGACGGTGCAGCAGATCATGGAGGGCATGCGCCTTTCGCAGGAGACCCAGCAGTACTTTACCATCTGGATCTGCTCCGAGAACCTCC acctgcagctgaAGCCGTACCACAAGCCCCTGCAGCACCTGCGGATCTGGACGGAGATCGTGACGGACCTGACGGTGCTGGATCCTCAAAGGGAAACACCTCAGCTCTTCCTCCGCAGGGACGTCCGGCTGCCTCTCGAAATTGAGAAAAAG GCGGAGGATCCTCTGGCCATCCTCATTCTGTTCGACGAAGCCCGTCACTGCCTCCTGAAAGGCTTCTTTCCCGCTCCAGACAGCAAGCTCATCACACTGGccagcctcctcctgcagatCATCTACGGCAACTATGAGAGCAAGAAGCATAAGCAAGGGTTCCTCAA CGAGGAAAACCTGAAATCAATTGTGCCGATATCCAAGGTGAAAAGCAAAGCGTACCACTGGACCAACAGGATTCTGCATGAATACAAG GCCCTGAGCACCAGCGAGGGGGTCAGTAAAGAGATGCACCACCTGCAGCGACTCTTCCTGCAGAACTGCTGGGACATCCCGACCTACGGAGCGGCCTTCTTCACGGGCCAGGTCTACACCAAGGCCAGCGCCAGCAACCACAAAGTCATCCGCGTCTACGTCGGGGTCAACACAAAGGGGCTACACCTCATGAATATGGAGACCAAG GTCCTTCTCATCAGCTTAGAGTATGGCACATTCATGTGGCAGCTTGGACACGCTGACCAGTACTTCCAGATACACAGTGGtgacaataaaatgaacttCATTGTGCACACTAAACAg GCTGGCCTTATTGTGAAGCTTTTGATGAAGCTGAGTGGACAGATGACTCCAAATGATAAAGGAGTAACAGACAAATATGCCTACGGCTGA
- the rpz2 gene encoding rapunzel 2 yields the protein MADAEKIKKTAAKVLCCVEKVSSFASSIDPIFGIVSSLVGVARKGLINEEGHALDKDFQAINTKLESISQKNHQCLKKIRIDEVNETYGRYEEYIKHQYAAFNSMVAQVKKDPDNTQRYMETFEKVYERDKSDLSLDVYYRGVMGTNLLFGRTLLKVYLDNCDGNREIMERHCSHIAHLFHMGLIALMAYTAVTEDDEDEVRDKWAKRVEDIQKKMQEVLSQCKDSSS from the coding sequence aTGGCTGACGCAGAAAAGATCAAGAAAACTGCAGCCAAGGTGCTGTGCTGCGTGGAGAAAGTGtcctccttcgcctcctccATCGACCCCATCTTTGGCATAGTCTCCTCCCTGGTTGGGGTGGCTCGCAAGGGCCTGATTAATGAGGAAGGCCATGCTCTAGACAAGGACTTCCAGGCAATCAACACCAAACTGGAAAGCATCTCCCAAAAGAACCACCAGTGCCTCAAAAAAATCCGAATTGACGAGGTGAATGAAACCTACGGCCGGTACGAGGAATACATCAAGCACCAGTACGCTGCCTTCAACAGCATGGTGGCACAGGTGAAGAAAGATCCAGACAACACCCAGCGCTACATGGAGACCTTTGAGAAGGTTTATGAGAGAGACAAGAGTGACCTGAGCCTGGATGTGTACTACCGTGGTGTGATGGGTACCAATTTGCTGTTTGGAAGAACTCTGCTGAAGGTGTACCTGGACAACTGCGATGGCAACCGTGAGATCATGGAGCGCCACTGCTCACACATCGCCCACCTGTTCCACATGGGCCTCATCGCCCTCATGGCCtacacagctgtgacagaggaTGACGAGGATGAGGTGCGGGATAAATGGGCCAAGAGGGTGGAGGACATCCAGAAGAAGATGCAGGAAGTGCTCAGTCAGTGCAAAGACAGCTCGTCCTGA